A stretch of DNA from Oharaeibacter diazotrophicus:
GGTGGCCTGACGGTCCGCCTCGGCGGTGATCCGGCGCGCCTCCTGGGTGCCCTCCGCGCGCAGTTCCGAGGCCTCGGCGAGGCGTTCGGAGCGCATGCGGTCGAAGGTGCGGTCGAGCACGTTCTCGGGCAGCTCGGTGCGGCGGATGCGCAGCTCGACGATCTCGATGCCGAGCGTGGCCGCCTCCGGACGGACGAGGTCGCTGACCTCCTTCATCATCTCCGAGCGGGCGTCGGAGAGGGCGGCGTCGAAGGTGCGGTTGCCGTAGACGCGCTTGAGGGCGGCGTCGAGGCGGGTCTTGAGGCGCTCCTCGGCGAAGGTCAGGTTGCCGGCGACCGATTCCCTGAAGGCGCGGGGATCGGTGATGCGGTAGGTCGTGAAGGCGTCCACGACGTACTGACGGCTGTCCTTGACCTGGACGATGTTGTTGTCGAGCTCGAGGGTCTGCAGGCGTTTGTCGATGATCTGGACGGTGTCGACCACGTTGGTCGGCACCTTGAAGTAGATGCCGGGTCGGGTGATGACGCGCTGGATCTCGCCGAAGCGCAGCTGGATGGCCTGGTCGCGCTCGGTGACGACGAAGGTCGCCGAATAGGCGATCAGCGCGAGGACGGCGGCGACGATCAGGACGAAGGGCAGGGCGATCTGGCGCATCAGCGGACCTCGCCTTCGGTGGTGGTGCCCTGAGCGGCGGCGGCCGCCGCGGCGCCACGGCGCAGCTCCGGCAGCGGCAGGTAGGGCACGACGCCGTTGCCGGCGTTCTCGCCGAGGATGACCTTGTCGGACTTGGACAACACGCCTTCCATGGTTTCGAGGTAGATGCGCTTGCGGATCACCTCCGGCGCCTTGGCGTACTGCTCGTAGACGTCGCGGAAGCGCTGGGCCGCACCGGTTGCCTCGGCGATGACGCGGTCGCGGTAACCGATGGCGTTCTCGCGGATCTGGCTCGCCTCGCCGCGGGCGTCGCCGAGACGCTTGTTGGCGTAGGCCTGGGCGTCCTGCTTGACCTTGTCCTGGTCCTGCTGGGCGCGCTGGACCTCGCCGAAGGCGTCGGACACCTCGCGCGGCGGGTCGGCGCGGGTGACGTTGACGCCCTTGACGCGCACGCCGGCCTGATAGGTGTTCAGCGTCGACTGGATCAGCTGCGCGACGGCGACCTGGGCGGCGTCGCGGCCGGTGGTGCGGAACTCGTCGGCACGGGTGCGGCCGACGTATTCGCGCATCGCCGATTCGGAGACGACGCGGACGAGGTTCTGCTGATCGGCGATGTTGAACAGGTACTTGATCGGGTCGTCGATCTGCCAGAGCACCGAGAACTCGACGTTGACGAGGTTCTGGTCGCCGGACAGCATGATCGAGCCGTCGCTTGTGGCGCGGGCGGCCGAACCGATGTTCTCCTGGTTCTCCTTGCGCAGCGGCGGCTTCTCGACCGATTCGATCGGCCAGAACATGAAGTGGATGCCCGGCTCGTTGATTTCGGGCTTGACCTCGCCGAAGCGCAGTTCGACGCCGACCTCGTCCGGCTGGACGACGTAGACGCACTCGTAGATCCAGAAGGCGCCGACCACGGCCAGCACCAGCGGCGCGAACAGACGCGCGCCGCCCTGACCGCCGGGGCCGCCCGGCCCGCGCGAGCCGCCGGGCAACAGGCGCCGGAGCTTGTCCTGGCTGCGCCGGAGCAGTTCCTCGAGGTCGGGGGGATTGTTGCCGCCACCGCCACCGCCGCCGCCGCGCGGCGGCTGGCCCCAGGGCCCGTTTCCGCCGCCCTTCCATCCGCCGCCGCTCTGGTTGCTCCAAGGCATGAGGTCCTGGTCCTCCGGTCGAGTGGGGAATTCCCGCTGTGGCCTCTCGGCTTATACGGGGTCGCCGCGGCCTTGGAAACCGCCGTTCCCGGCCGTCGGGCGGCATGGGTAACGCTTCCAAGGCGTCGGGCGCGCCGCCGTCAGGTGGGGCTCGGCCGGGGCGAAGTCAACCGCGGGCGGTCACCGATCCGCCGCTTTCGGCGCGCGGCGCTCGTAGTCCTGCCAGAGCGCGTCGGTGCTGTCGCGCTCGCCGCGCGGCATCGGCTCCTCGTGGACGAGGTCCCAGTCGGCCGGATCGATCGCCGGGAAGCGGGTGTCGCCGTCCGGGCTCGCCGCGACGCGGGTGACGCGCAGGCGGTCGGCGCGGCCGATCAGGGCGGCGTAGAGCGTGCCGCCGCCCCCGACGACGAACTCGTCGAGGCCCTTGTCGGTGGCGATGCGCCGGGCCGCCGCGACGGCGGCGTCGAGGTCGGCGAACACCGTGACGCCGTCCGGGCGGTAGTCCGGATCGCGCGAGACGATCAGGTTGTCGCGGCCGGGCAGGGGGCGGCCGATCGATTCGAGCGTGCGCCGGCCCATCACCACCGGCTTGCCGAGGGTGATCGCCTTGAAGCGCCGGAGGTCGCTCGGCAGCTGCCAGGGCATATCGCCGTCGCGGCCGATCACGCCGTTCTCGCCGAGAGCGACCACGATGGTCATCTTCGGCGCGGTCACGGCGCCTCCTCCGCGAGCCGGCGGAGCGCCTCGCCGGACAGCCGCACCTGTTCCCAGCCGCGCATCAGCACGGCGCCCTTGGCCTCGTAGAAGTCGATGGCCGGGCGGTTCCAGTCGAGCACCTCCCACTCGAAGCGCGGCAGGCCCTCGTCGACGCAGCGCTTCGCCAGCCGCGCCAGCAGCGCCTTGCCGACGCCGGCGCCGCGGTGCTCGGGCAGCACGAACAGGTCCTCGAGGTAGAGGCCGTGGCGGCCGGCGAAGGTGGAGAAGGAATAGAACCAGAGCGCCATGCCGGCCGGGCGGCCGTCGACGTCGGCGATGTCGCAGAATACCTTCGGCGCCTCGCAGAACAGGGCGGCGGCGAAGTCGGCGCCGGTCGCGCGCGCCTCGTCGGCGAGCTTCTCGTAGGCGGCGAGGGCCCGTACGAAGGCGGCGATCGTCTCGGCGTCGTCCGGGGTCGCCGGGCGGATGGTCAGCGTCATGGGTCGGGCTCGTCCGTATGGCCGGCGCGGGCGCCGGCGGTCGGGCCTGACTAACCCGGCGGGGCCGGCCGCGCCAGGGTCGCCGTCCGCGTCGGCGGCCGCCTCACTGCGGCTGGGGCTCCTGGAAGTCGAGGATCAGGATGTCGAGGTCGCGGCGCGGGTAGAAGTCGGTCGCCTCGATCTCGAAGGTGGTCGGGCCGGTCTTCTTCACGCCGGTGCCGCAGAAGCTGACGAGGTTCTTCGGGTCGCCCTTGTCGATCGTCAGGTGGAACTTGCCGATGGTGCCTGCCCAGTTGCCGCCGGTCTTCAGCACGTAGGCGAGGCGCTGCTCGAAATAGGGCGCGCCGTAGGGATTGTCGGCGGGCACCGTCTTCAGGACCGCCTTCTCGAAGCCGGCGTCGAAGCAGTAGCGCTCGCGGTAGAGATCGTATTGCTCGCCCTTCATCTTGCCTTCCTCGAGGAAGGTCAGGCCGACGGTGCCGCCGACGCTCGGCTTGTAGCGGTGCTGGACGCGGACCTCGCGTCCGGCCGGGAAGGTCATCTCCCACCAGTAGGTGGCGCGCAGCGTCCAATAGGGCACGAAGTGGGTCTCGGGGCCGTTGCCCTGGTCGTACTCGTCGCGCAGCAGGATGCCGCGGCGGGCCATGTCCTCCTGGACCTCGCGCGGCAGCGCGTCGGTGGCGGCCATCGCCTTGTCGGAGAAGGGCATCAGCGGCACGCCGTGGCCGACGAGGTCGTCGGTGACGTCGATACCGGCGACGACGGCGCGCATCTGCAGCTTCGGCTCGACCAGCTTGCCGTCGACGGCGACGGAGAAGTCGAGGAAGTTGTCGCTCTCGGTGTCCGGCACCGCCACCGGCGAGAAGGGCGAGGCGTCGAGATCCGGCATCGGGAAGGCGACGACCGTGCTGACGTCCTTGTCGGTCTCGTTGCGGAAGACGTAGTCGACCCGGACGTCGTTGGTGGAGATCGCCAGATCCTCCGAAACCATGGCGACGTCGCCGGTCTGGACGAAGATCAGCCCGCCCGGGCGGAGCTCGGCCATCGAATCGTTGGCGAGGGCCGGGAGCGTCGAGAGACCGACGGCGGCGGCGATGACGAGCGCGCGGAACATGGGCTGGCGGCTTCCCCCTGGATCGGAACCGGGCGCAGCCTACCCGGCCGGCACGGCGCCGTCACCGCCCGTTCGGGGGCGGCCTTTCTCAGGGGAAGGCGGGCCTCAGAGCCAGCCGCGGCGCTTGAACCACCAGTAGGGCACGAAGGCCGACAGCACCATGGTGGCGATGGCGAAGGGATAGCCGAACTTCCAGGACAGCTCGGGCATGAAGTTGAAGTTCATGCCGTAGACGGTGCCGACCAGGGTCGGCGGCAGGAACAGCACGGCCGCGATCGAGAACACCTTGATGATGGCGTTCTGCTCGATGTTGATCAGGCCGAGGGTCGCCTCGTGCAGGAACGAGATCTGCTGCTCGAGCTGGGTCTCGAAGGCGGCGAGCGACTTGATGTCGCGCTCCACCGCCTTGAGGCGCACGGACGGGCCGTTCTTGACCCACTCGGACGCGCCCTGGCGCACGAAGGGCACGATGCGACCGAAGGAGAGCAGGCTCTCGCGCAGCACGGCGAGCATGCTGTTCTTGCGGCCGAGCAGGCGGATCAGGGCCTGGAGGTCGGTCTTCGCGCCGGGCGTGCCGTCGGCGGCGTCCTCCTCCTCGTAGAAGACGGTGTCGGCGATGCGGTTGAGGTCGCCGGCGACGATCTCCAGCACGTCGGCGATGCGCTCGACGAAGCTCTCCAACAGCGAAACGAACACCGCCTGGGCGCTGCCGTTGTCCTCGGGTTGCTTGGCGACCCGCGCGTCGAAGGTGCGGAACGGCATCGGGTTGGAATAGCGCACCGTGACCAGCCGCTCGCGGGTGAGCAGGAAGGTTACCTCGGTGCGCTTCGGGCGCCCCTCGGCGACGCCGTCGAGCACGACGGCGGTCATGACGAGGGCGCCGCCCTCGGTGTAGAGCCGGGCGGACTCCTCGATTTCCGCCATCTCCTGGCGGGTCGGCACCTGGAAGCCGAGGATGCGCTCGACCTCGAGCTCCTCCTCGCGGGAGGGGTCGCAGAGGTCGATCCACAGCGGGTCGTCGGCGGCCTCGGCGATCTCGCGACGCTCGAGCCGGCCGCCGACGAGGCGGTGGCAGCCAATCATTCGGCCGCGGTCCGCGCGGCCTTGGCCGGCGCCTCGGTGGAGGCGGAGGCGGTGCCGATTCCGGTGGCGATGGCGGCGACGTCGAGGACCACGATCGGTCCGAAGACGACGACGAAGCTCAGCCACAGCACGACGCCGACGTCGGAGACGCGGCGGCGGGGAGCCATGGCACGGGCCTTGCGGCCGGCAGCGAGGGTGTTGGTCATGTCGGGTCTCCTCGGACGGCCGCATCGGCCGGTCCGGGACCCGATCGAACGATCAGATCCTGAACCCGGTCGGCGACGGCGCGTCCCTGCGACTACTGTCGGGGTCGGTTGGCATTGGCCTTCGGTGTTCCGGTTGGGTCGTCGGGCATGGAGCACACTCCTCGCCGAACGATGAGGTGTAGATCGTCGAAACCGCCGATGCCGTCAAGCGGATTCGAGCGAAAAAGCGTTCCGCGACGCAGCCATGCACGACGCGGTGGACCGGCCGCGGTCAGACCGCGACGGCGGCGCGGATCGCCGGGTGCGGGTCGTAGCCCTCGAAGCGGACGTGCTCGTAGCGGAAGTCGCGGACGTCGCGCACGGAGGGGTCGAGCACCAGCGTCGGCAGCGGCCGGTGCGGACGCGAGAGCTGCAGCTCCGCCTGCTCGACGTGGTTGACGTAGAGGTGGGCGTCGCCGAGCGTGTGGACGAACTCGCCGGGGGCGAGGCCGGTCGCCTGCGCCATCATGACGGTGAGGAGGGCGTAGGAGGCGATGTTGAAGGGCACGCCGAGGAAGACGTCGCCGGAGCGCTGGTAGAGCTGGCAGGACAGGCGGCCGTCCAGCACGTAGAACTGGAACAGGCAGTGGCACGGCGGCAGTGCCATCTCGGCGACCTCGGCCGGGTTCCAGGCGCTGACGA
This window harbors:
- the hflK gene encoding FtsH protease activity modulator HflK translates to MPWSNQSGGGWKGGGNGPWGQPPRGGGGGGGGNNPPDLEELLRRSQDKLRRLLPGGSRGPGGPGGQGGARLFAPLVLAVVGAFWIYECVYVVQPDEVGVELRFGEVKPEINEPGIHFMFWPIESVEKPPLRKENQENIGSAARATSDGSIMLSGDQNLVNVEFSVLWQIDDPIKYLFNIADQQNLVRVVSESAMREYVGRTRADEFRTTGRDAAQVAVAQLIQSTLNTYQAGVRVKGVNVTRADPPREVSDAFGEVQRAQQDQDKVKQDAQAYANKRLGDARGEASQIRENAIGYRDRVIAEATGAAQRFRDVYEQYAKAPEVIRKRIYLETMEGVLSKSDKVILGENAGNGVVPYLPLPELRRGAAAAAAAQGTTTEGEVR
- the hflC gene encoding protease modulator HflC, with protein sequence MRQIALPFVLIVAAVLALIAYSATFVVTERDQAIQLRFGEIQRVITRPGIYFKVPTNVVDTVQIIDKRLQTLELDNNIVQVKDSRQYVVDAFTTYRITDPRAFRESVAGNLTFAEERLKTRLDAALKRVYGNRTFDAALSDARSEMMKEVSDLVRPEAATLGIEIVELRIRRTELPENVLDRTFDRMRSERLAEASELRAEGTQEARRITAEADRQATVLVAEANRDADILHGEGDAERNRIFADAYTLDTEFFEFYRSMQAYADALGTGTTMVLTPDTEFFRYFRDSGKSAVPPATVPTAPSVAPPAAAAPAAPAP
- a CDS encoding magnesium transporter CorA family protein, translated to MIGCHRLVGGRLERREIAEAADDPLWIDLCDPSREEELEVERILGFQVPTRQEMAEIEESARLYTEGGALVMTAVVLDGVAEGRPKRTEVTFLLTRERLVTVRYSNPMPFRTFDARVAKQPEDNGSAQAVFVSLLESFVERIADVLEIVAGDLNRIADTVFYEEEDAADGTPGAKTDLQALIRLLGRKNSMLAVLRESLLSFGRIVPFVRQGASEWVKNGPSVRLKAVERDIKSLAAFETQLEQQISFLHEATLGLINIEQNAIIKVFSIAAVLFLPPTLVGTVYGMNFNFMPELSWKFGYPFAIATMVLSAFVPYWWFKRRGWL
- a CDS encoding DUF4424 domain-containing protein; protein product: MFRALVIAAAVGLSTLPALANDSMAELRPGGLIFVQTGDVAMVSEDLAISTNDVRVDYVFRNETDKDVSTVVAFPMPDLDASPFSPVAVPDTESDNFLDFSVAVDGKLVEPKLQMRAVVAGIDVTDDLVGHGVPLMPFSDKAMAATDALPREVQEDMARRGILLRDEYDQGNGPETHFVPYWTLRATYWWEMTFPAGREVRVQHRYKPSVGGTVGLTFLEEGKMKGEQYDLYRERYCFDAGFEKAVLKTVPADNPYGAPYFEQRLAYVLKTGGNWAGTIGKFHLTIDKGDPKNLVSFCGTGVKKTGPTTFEIEATDFYPRRDLDILILDFQEPQPQ
- a CDS encoding thymidylate synthase; the protein is MKQYHDLLERILATGTRKHDRTGTGTLSVFGHQMRFDLAEGFPLVTTKKLHLKSIVHELIWFLAGDTNVRYLRDNGVTIWDEWADENGDLGPVYGRQWRSWPDGRGGAIDQIAWVQDEIRRNPDSRRLVVSAWNPAEVAEMALPPCHCLFQFYVLDGRLSCQLYQRSGDVFLGVPFNIASYALLTVMMAQATGLAPGEFVHTLGDAHLYVNHVEQAELQLSRPHRPLPTLVLDPSVRDVRDFRYEHVRFEGYDPHPAIRAAVAV
- a CDS encoding dihydrofolate reductase, with product MTAPKMTIVVALGENGVIGRDGDMPWQLPSDLRRFKAITLGKPVVMGRRTLESIGRPLPGRDNLIVSRDPDYRPDGVTVFADLDAAVAAARRIATDKGLDEFVVGGGGTLYAALIGRADRLRVTRVAASPDGDTRFPAIDPADWDLVHEEPMPRGERDSTDALWQDYERRAPKAADR